A single region of the Pontimicrobium sp. SW4 genome encodes:
- a CDS encoding polysaccharide biosynthesis/export family protein gives MKPKITFSSVVNKLLLLALVTLSSCGSRQDIIYFQDEPLSEAIENQNSNFELRFKADDLLVINVSADDPKTVAPFNLNVVSTNNSVIDAQGTLKMQTYLIDSKGNIEFPTLGTLKLAGLTRSEANTLLKDKLSIYFKKDTPPIVNIRLANFTVTVLGEVKNPGTYTIQDEKISIAQVLGLAGDLTIYGKRDNIKLIREVDGQKKFAIVDLTSVNVLNSPNYYLTQNDVIYVEQNNARVRASSFNQNNGVIISAIGTLATIVAILIK, from the coding sequence ATGAAACCAAAAATTACATTTTCATCCGTAGTAAATAAATTACTATTATTAGCTCTAGTTACGCTAAGCTCTTGTGGTTCACGTCAAGACATTATATATTTTCAAGACGAACCATTATCAGAAGCAATAGAAAATCAAAATTCAAATTTTGAACTTCGTTTTAAGGCAGATGATCTCTTAGTTATAAATGTTTCTGCTGATGATCCAAAAACTGTAGCGCCATTTAATCTAAATGTTGTATCTACCAACAACTCCGTTATTGATGCTCAAGGAACTTTAAAAATGCAAACCTATTTAATAGACAGCAAAGGAAATATTGAGTTTCCAACATTAGGTACTTTAAAGCTTGCAGGATTAACGAGAAGCGAGGCAAATACTCTATTAAAAGATAAGCTTAGCATCTACTTTAAAAAAGACACTCCTCCTATTGTTAATATTAGACTAGCTAATTTTACTGTAACTGTTTTAGGAGAAGTAAAAAATCCTGGGACATATACAATACAAGATGAAAAAATCTCAATTGCTCAAGTATTAGGTTTAGCTGGAGATTTAACAATTTATGGTAAAAGAGATAACATAAAATTAATAAGAGAAGTTGATGGGCAAAAAAAGTTTGCAATAGTAGATTTAACTTCGGTAAATGTGCTTAATTCTCCTAATTATTATTTAACTCAAAATGATGTTATTTATGTTGAGCAAAACAATGCTAGAGTTAGAGCATCAAGCTTTAATCAAAATAATGGTGTAATTATTTCAGCTATTGGAACGTTAGCAACTATTGTAGCCATTTTAATAAAGTAA